Proteins encoded by one window of Aphis gossypii isolate Hap1 chromosome X, ASM2018417v2, whole genome shotgun sequence:
- the LOC126552211 gene encoding piggyBac transposable element-derived protein 3-like, with product MFSRSKKMLALINPPLDSGSSEEDDELEVDPLEIDHLLEILDEDLVDEEYNKMLNEEFERDFETVGEDLIQQNLEVPLVIELPATPTSNNNSISNISGTESSGSRRSKRLFKSSTPVTLPTPTDQLISPNICLSNPTQVNKKVPLKHFDFKWKKCTSEKFSVDIPIIQSYPTNSYVKSPLEYFLIFFSNDVFELIVEQSNLYCFQKFDKMLGTNIKEIKDLVGISLIMGIVKMPAYTDYWAPSTKYGQVSNVMSLRRYQQLMRCLHFCDNNCPDDFDRFFKVRKLLDIIRNNCLSVPQGKRFSVDEMMIPYKGKKAGSRKQYMKNKPKKWGYKMFVRAGIDGMVYDFLVYSGDCTFRGITFSPREMSYFGLGPRVVIALSISIPDKPMSVIYFDNFFTTPELISYLRSEFGILSLGTIRKQHLRGCPLIEDKKLMKQPRGTYEYLCDKSKKVIILKWLDNKVVSLASSYTQESKSNTNIIQRYSKDAKKRVPVPYPNIVKEYNTHMGGVDLADMLVALYRTGLKSHKWYMSFFSQMLDISVNNAWLLYRRDCELHKEKEKRLKEFRHEIAVALTSKDKPRLGRRPALENSNFPVKKIRHEIAPRPYTEIRYDKTDHCPTFTKKGRCRHCSAGQTSIICLKCNVRLCLIEGRNCFQQFHYK from the exons atgttttcaaGAAGTAAAAAGATGTTAGCGCTTATAAATCCTCCATTAGATAGTGGGTCTAGTGAGGAAGATGATGAACTTGAAGTTGATCCTTTAGAAATTGATCATCTCTTAGAGATTTTAGATGAGGATTTAGTTGATGAA gagtataataaaatgttgaatgaaGAATTTGAAAGAGACTTTGAAACAGTAGGTGAGGATTTAATACAGCAGAATCTAGAAGTACCATTAGTTATTGAACTTCCTGCAACTCCaacatctaataataattctatttcaaatatatcagGAACTGAATCATCTGGTTCTAGGCGGTcaaaaagattatttaaatcatctaCTCCTGTTACTCTTCCTACCCCTACAGACCAACTTATTAGCCCTAATATTTGTCTTTCAAATCCAACTCAAGTAAACAAGAAAGTACCATTAAagcattttgattttaaatggaaaaaatgcACTAGTGAAAAGTTTAGTGTTGATATACCAATAATACAATCTTATCCAACTAATAGTTATGTCAAATCTcctttagaatattttttaatttttttttctaatgatgTATTTGAACTAATCGTTGAACAGTCCAATTTATactgttttcaaaaatttgacaaaatgttgggaacaaatattaaagaaataaaagacTTGGTtggtatttcattaataatggGAATAGTAAAAATGCCTGCATATACAGACTACTGGGCTCCATCTACAAAATATGGACAAGTTTCAAATGTAATGTCATTGCGTAGATATCAACAACTTATGAGATGTCTTCatttttgtgataataattGCCCTGATGATtttgatagattttttaaagttcGCAAGCTCTTAGACATAATTCGTAACAATTGTTTATCTGTACCACAAGGTAAAAGATTTTCTGTTGATGAAATGATGATCCCTTACAAAGGCAAAAAGGCAGGATCTAGAAAacaatatatgaaaaacaaaccTAAAAAATGGGGttacaaaatgtttgttaGGGCAGGCATAGATGGCAtggtttatgattttttagtcTATTCTGGTGACTGTACTTTTCGTGGTATAACTTTTTCTCCTCGTGAAATGAGTTATTTTGGCTTAGGACCTAGAGTGGTCATTGCACTATCGATATCAATACCAGATAAACCAATgagtgttatatattttgacaatttttttactactccTGAGTTAATAAGCTACTTGAGATCTGAGTTTGGTATATTAAGTTTAGGCACTATTAGAAAACAGCATCTACGAGGATGTCCTCTAATTGAAGataaaaagttaatgaaaCAACCAAGAGGCACTTATGAATACCTTTGTGATAAAtccaaaaaagttataattttaaaatggctTGATAATAAGGTAGTTAGTTTAGCCAGTTCCTATACACAGGAAAGTAAATCGAACACTAACATTATACAGCGATATTCAAAAGATGCAAAAAAAAGGGTGCCTGTTCCATACCCTAATATAGTTAAAGAATATAACACCCACATGGGTGGTGTCGATTTAGCAGATATGTTAGTTGCATTGTACAGAACTGGTTTAAAGTCTCATAAATGGTATATgtcttttttttctcaaatgcTTGATATATCTGTAAACAATGCTTGGCTACTATACCGTAGAGATTGTGAACTGcacaaagaaaaagaaaaaaggcTTAAAGAATTTCGACATGAAATTGCAGTTGCCCTAACTAGTAAGGACAAACCTCGGCTAGGGCGTAGGCCAGCTTtggaaaatagtaattttcctgttaaaaaaattcgaCATGAAATAGCTCCAAGACCGTATACTGAAATAAGATATGATAAAACAGATCACTGTCCTACCTTTACCAAAAAAGGTAGATGTCGCCATTGCTCAGCTGGTCAAacttcaataatatgtttgaaatgCAATGTAAGATTGTGTTTGATTGAAGGACGAAACTGTTTTCAACAGTTTCATTACAAATAG
- the LOC126552254 gene encoding uncharacterized protein LOC126552254, whose product MGCVYYTVPGLPPEYLSSLNNIFPAFLFHAQDRGYQSISNEQMFSALVKELVSLQEEGIMICINGEEIKIYFTLGLVLGDNLGLNSILGFVESFTANFYCRIYRSPKQELQQMCHQSNTFLRNVINYESDIKHNNVSETGVREQCIFHKIQHFHVTENLVCDFMHDIPEGVARYDMALIISGLIDQGCFTLNELNNRLRYFNYGTTERKNVPPLIRETNIKKGILIMSASEMLCLIRFFSLMVGELVPTSSNFWKLYLLLYQITDLCCARKIQRDSSFLLDSLVYEHNKLYLLLSKSTLKPKFHMLTHYGHILRKNGPIILTSSIRFEAKHKILKSLANVIPCRINLGYTIANKLQF is encoded by the coding sequence ATGGGATGTGTTTACTACACAGTTCCGGGGCTTCCCCCAGAGTACTTATCttcacttaataatatatttcctgCCTTTCTATTTCACGCACAAGATAGAGGATATCAATCAATTTCTAATGAACAAATGTTTTCAGCACTTGTTAAAGAATTAGTAAGTTTGCAAGAAGAAGGCattatgatttgtattaaCGGCGaagaaatcaaaatttactttACCCTTGGTTTAGTCTTGGGTGACAATTTGGGTTTAAATTCCATTTTAGGTTTTGTTGAGAGTTTCACAGCTAATTTTTACTGTCGTATATATAGATCCCCAAAACAAGAACTCCAACAAATGTGTCATCAATCAAATACTTTTCTTAGAAATGTGATTAATTATGAGTctgatattaaacataataatgtatctgAAACTGGGGTTCGTGAGCAAtgtatttttcacaaaattcaACACTTTCATGTCACTGAAAATTTAGTTTGCGACTTCATGCATGACATACCTGAAGGTGTAGCACGGTACGATATGGCACTAATAATTTCAGGTCTTATCGATCAAGGATGTTTTACATTGAATGAGTTAAATAACCGAttacgttattttaattatggtaCCACAGAGCGTAAAAATGTACCTCCACTGATTCgtgaaactaatattaaaaaaggtattttaataatgtcagCTTCTGAAATGTTATGCTTAATCAGATTTTTCAGCCTGATGGTTGGTGAATTAGTTCCAACATCTTCAAACTTTTGGAAACTCTACCTccttttatatcaaataactgATTTATGCTGTGCTCGTAAAATACAAAGAGatagttcatttttattagattctcTTGTTTATGAacacaacaaattatatttacttttatctaAAAGTACTTTAAAACCTAAATTCCACATGCTTACTCATTATGGTCATATTCTAAGAAAAAATGgtccaattattttaacatctaGTATTCGGTTTGAAGCCAAACACAAAATTCTCAAGTCATTAGCAAATGTTATCCCTTGCCGGATTAATCTTGGGTATACTATagcaaataaattacaattttaa
- the LOC126552252 gene encoding uncharacterized protein LOC126552252, with the protein MTKNKQTLLSLETAIRPVPQFNGENPQDVYPFFIACDFVIKTIDEECRPILLQAILTKLAGKAFAITQHREVKSWDSLRELLTVTFCAKQTPGYLQLELSTTRFKSGEAIQEYSSRVEKLLHELCNVSTNKRTVAEAKAVIYTVLYSNKCIK; encoded by the coding sequence atgacgaaaaataaacaaacattacTTTCCTTAGAAACAGCTATAAGACCCGTACCTCAGTTTAATGGAGAAAATCCACAGGATGTATATCCATTCTTTATTGCATGTGACTTCGTGATTAAAACGATAGATGAGGAATGTCGCCCTATTCTTTTGCAggcaattttaacaaaattagcaGGTAAAGCTTTTGCGATAACACAACATCGAGAAGTCAAATCATGGGACTCGCTTAGGGAGTTATTAACAGTTACATTTTGCGCTAAACAAACTCCAGGTTATCTTCAACTAGAATTGTCCACAACCAGATTTAAATCAGGAGAGGCTATTCAAGAATATTCTTCAAGAGTCGAGAAGTTGCTTCACGAACTTTGTAATGTCAGTACAAACAAGAGAACTGTAGCAGAAGCTAAAGCGGTTATATATACAGtgttatattctaataaatgtataaagtag
- the LOC126552224 gene encoding putative nuclease HARBI1: MDYMDLFEDDDDYELIQFLNYQRRVYTVHQRLDHFEKWDDHDFKVRFRLGKDVVLQVVEYIEDEISSQTNRNNAVTAINKLLLTLRFYATGNFLITAGDFMGVSKTTACIIVRDVSVAIAKLRPRFIRMPETETEIRNLQRRFYQIAKFPRTIGAIDCTHIKIQNPGGPNGEYFRNRKGYFSLNVQTISCPDLKIMDVVARWPGSCHDQTIFKKSRVYNKLISGYWKNSLIVADSGYANSQYVVTPYLNPQNGPEGLYNESLIRTRNPVERSYGVLKRRFPILSFGSRLKIETTQAMIIACCILHNIACDHNDLEPPELLGMCMPVIDDLNLIEEHEPEEGNARIEI, from the exons ATGGATTATATGGATTTATTTGAAGACGACGATGACTAcgaattaattcaatttttaaattatcaacgtCGTGTGTACACGGTACACCAAAGACTtgatcattttgaaaaatgggATGACCATGATTTCAAGGTCAGATTTAGACTTGGAAAGGATGTTGTTCTTCAAGTAGTAGAATATATTGAAGATGAAATATCATCACAAACCAATAG gAATAATGCCGTGACAGcgattaataaactattgttgACTTTGCGATTTTATGCTACTGGCAATTTCTTGATAACGGCTGGTGATTTTATGGGTGTGAGTAAAACCACAGCTTGTATAATTGTACGAGATGTCAGTGTAGCTATAGCAAAACTTCGACCACGATTCATCCGTATGCCAGAGACCGAAACTGAGATAAGAAATTTACAACGTCGTTTCTATCAAATAGCAAAATTCCCAAGAACAATAGGTGCAATTGATTGCACTcatatcaaaattcaaaacccTG GTGGTCCCAATGGTGAATACTTTCGAAATCGTAAAgggtatttttctttaaacgtACAAACAATTTCATGTccagatttgaaaataatggatGTCGTTGCACGTTGGCCAGGGTCATGTCATgatcaaactatttttaagaagTCAcgtgtttacaataaattgattagTGGTTATTGGAAAAATAGTCTAATTGTAGCTGATAGTGGCTACGCTAATTCACAATATGTTGTCACTCCATACTTAAATCCTCAAAATGGCCCTGAAGGGTTATACAACGAATCTTTAATTAGAACTAGGAATCCAGTTGAGAGATCATATGGGGTTCTAAAACGAAGATTTCCAATCCTATCTTTTGGATCAcgcttaaaaattgaaaccaCCCAAGCTATGATCATTGCATGTtgtattttgcataatatagcATGCGATCATAATGATTTAGAACCACCTGAACTATTAGGTATGTGTATGCCAGTTATAGatgacttaaatttaatagaggAACATGAACCAGAAGAAGGAAATGCACGCATAGAAATCTGA
- the LOC114119410 gene encoding uncharacterized protein LOC114119410 — protein sequence MSYYLPMDNSDSQLSEALFDSFIVPDPNAALIESAEYVQQIPEQIPEYCISKNEINENQTRVSRSYNRYSPYDSSSSRSSSVSSVHSHVKFGTYNPMNWTSQRVYFIPAKAEGPNQTHAKGKLVERWKNVSRRLRSVGAIDLNRKKSDSLRNTESNITFSDDIQEAKEWLKNEGCSALFEDIKVKWILTHEIRKTEFPDLKLRNLNDLFESWIVLKSPRGHELISEDFFLDYPSQKTLFPDWKAYLTKWTKVSNILINVRRSSIKDKHAKGLLSKLDSVHIYEDNNTADVIKILLIPYLTPTKTIIKKCDVSGVKKNWKPSLEESARSFVTVVPNISEIESDIIQRRNKYCQFGCTIQPFVYLVGEDLSSISQSYVRVDNQLWTFNSPLEALDACFKAYFGLNCSYPRECYESWIFIQQHIYGLKTEYDQLSAITTSISNKFDMLNTQ from the exons ATGTCGTACTATTTACCAATGGACAACAGTGACAGTCAATTGTCTGAA GCGTTATTTGATAGTTTTATTGTTCCCGACCCTAATGCTGCTTTGATAGAATCAGCTGAATATGTTCAACAAATTCCCGAACAAATTCCTGAGTATTGTATTtcgaaaaatgaaattaatgaaaatcaaaCTAGAGTATCTCGTAGCTATAATAGATATTCTCCATATGATTCCTCTTCGTCTCGCAGTTCTTCAGTTAGTTCTGTTCACAGTCATGTAAAATTTGGTACATATAATCCAATGAATTGGACTTCACAG agagTTTACTTTATACCGGCCAAAGCTGAAGGTCCTAATCAAACACACGCCAAAGGCAAATTGGTTGAGCGTTGGAAGAATGTGTCTAGAAGATTGAGGAGTGTTGGCGCCATTGATCTGAATAGAAAAAAGTCTGATTCATTACGTAACACTGAATCCAATATTACTTTTTctg ACGATATTCAAGAAGCAAAGGAGTGGCTTAAAAATGAAGGATGTTCTGCTTTGTTTGaagatataaaagtaaaatggaTATTAACCCatgaaataagaaaaactGAGTTTCCTGATCTGAAACTACGCAACCTTAATGATTTGTTTGAATCCTGGATTGTTTTGAAAAGTCCTAGAGGTCATGAGCTA ATTTCCGAAGATTTCTTTTTAGACTATCCGAGTCAGAAAACATTGTTTCCAGATTGGAAAGCATATCTTACAAAATGGACTAAGGTttccaatatattaattaatgtgagGAGAAGCTCCATTAAAGATAAACACGCGAAAGGTTTGCTGAGCAAATTAGATTCTGTGCACATTTATGAAG ataataatactgctgatgttattaaaatattattgataccaTATCTAACACCAACaaaaacaatcattaaaaaatgtgatgTGAGtggcgtaaaaaaaaattggaaaccATCTTTAGAAGAATCTGCCAGATCTTTTGTCACAGTTGTGCCA aataTTTCAGAAATAGAATCAGACATTATTCaaagaagaaataaatattgtcaatTTGGTTGTACTATTCAGCCATTTGTGTACTTAGTTGGTGAAGATTTGTCCTCAATCAGTCAAAGTTATGTCCGTGTAGATAATCAACTTTGGACATTCAACAGCCCATTAGAAGCACTAGACGCTTGTTTTAAAGCATACTTTGGCCTTAACTGTTCGTACCCTCGTGAATGTTACGAGTCGTGGATTTTCATTCAACAACATATTTATGGACTGAAAACTGAATATGACCAGCTATCTGCCATTACTACATCTATCTCCAATAAGTTTGACATGTTAAATACACAGtaa